In Flavobacterium okayamense, a single window of DNA contains:
- a CDS encoding SMI1/KNR4 family protein — MQKEIFEYVDKSLLSLKDASLMFIPHSDMPIEMIDENVIKKNDWIPWKAIPSKVTDDDITGLENKINLKYPELYKDFLKYKHFYDLENINDIIFFKHCVRDWKCDLLENYFEYWEPDEIIKKGFIPFANYSDWGVVCFDTNRMNNNDCPIIMFDHENFYNEEVYFEELYSSFEVMAIELVNGI, encoded by the coding sequence ATGCAAAAAGAAATTTTTGAATATGTAGACAAATCTCTTTTAAGTTTAAAAGACGCTAGTTTAATGTTTATCCCACATTCGGATATGCCAATTGAAATGATTGACGAGAATGTTATTAAAAAAAATGATTGGATTCCATGGAAAGCAATACCAAGTAAAGTAACTGATGATGATATAACCGGCTTGGAAAATAAAATAAATTTAAAGTACCCAGAATTATATAAAGATTTTCTGAAATACAAACATTTCTATGATTTAGAAAACATTAATGATATTATTTTTTTTAAACATTGTGTAAGAGATTGGAAATGTGATCTTTTAGAAAATTATTTTGAGTATTGGGAACCTGATGAAATAATAAAAAAAGGATTTATTCCATTTGCAAATTACAGTGACTGGGGTGTTGTTTGTTTTGATACAAATCGGATGAATAATAATGATTGTCCAATTATTATGTTTGACCATGAAAACTTTTATAATGAAGAAGTATATTTTGAAGAATTGTATTCAAGTTTCGAAGTAATGGCAATTGAATTAGTAAATGGAATTTAA
- the rpsU gene encoding 30S ribosomal protein S21: protein MLIVEVKSGENIERALKKFKNKVRKVKQVQQLRENQHFTKKSVARREEVSKAKYIQHLKDETQD from the coding sequence ATGCTAATAGTAGAAGTAAAATCTGGAGAAAATATTGAAAGAGCTTTAAAAAAGTTCAAAAACAAAGTAAGAAAAGTGAAACAAGTACAGCAATTGAGAGAAAATCAACATTTCACAAAAAAATCGGTTGCTAGAAGAGAAGAGGTTTCAAAAGCTAAATACATACAACATTTAAAAGACGAAACGCAAGATTAA
- a CDS encoding BlaI/MecI/CopY family transcriptional regulator yields MQKLTNKEEEIMHILWTLKKAFVKDVLAEITEEKPHYNTLSTIIRNLEDKGYVSHTAYGNTHQYFPIISKEDYRKTFMNTAISNYFNNSYKNLVSFFAEEEKISADELREILDIIEKKK; encoded by the coding sequence ATGCAAAAGCTAACCAACAAAGAAGAAGAAATAATGCACATTTTATGGACGCTTAAAAAAGCTTTCGTAAAAGATGTTTTAGCTGAAATTACAGAAGAAAAGCCTCACTACAATACACTTTCTACTATTATTCGAAATTTAGAAGACAAAGGTTATGTTAGTCATACTGCATATGGAAATACTCATCAATATTTTCCAATAATAAGTAAAGAAGACTATCGTAAAACTTTTATGAATACGGCAATTTCGAATTACTTTAATAATTCGTATAAAAATTTAGTTTCATTTTTTGCAGAAGAAGAAAAAATTTCGGCAGATGAACTACGTGAAATTTTAGATATAATCGAAAAGAAAAAGTAA
- a CDS encoding DUF4241 domain-containing protein, protein MIEKLLLVVILSFLISCNHKDSKKVIIENEKKIVLSHNDLEIKYDLKDSNNDTLIEVEIGEINLPSGKIIVGDPFFTFSVKPLTKTVAPGKYPVKIYLRKINTNHYRIAFSKIKFKEEKANNWSLAISDDMNLQELNNLKEDEYFGFLVDSGLGCFLDSLTNEIYNKKLDEFEKKKGFNYYNNILAKEFKEYSASNKYSSEIGDWNNHIVDKTKNLNIIMFQSGWGDGYYPTYWGYNNKNEIVELTIDFMLNFE, encoded by the coding sequence ATGATTGAAAAATTATTATTAGTTGTAATATTATCATTTTTGATTTCTTGTAACCATAAAGATTCAAAAAAAGTAATAATTGAAAATGAAAAGAAAATTGTATTATCACATAATGATTTAGAAATCAAATACGATTTAAAAGATTCAAATAATGATACATTAATTGAAGTTGAAATTGGAGAAATTAATTTACCAAGTGGTAAAATTATTGTTGGTGATCCTTTTTTTACATTTTCAGTAAAACCTTTAACAAAAACTGTTGCACCAGGTAAATATCCCGTAAAAATCTACCTTAGAAAAATTAATACTAATCATTATCGCATAGCATTTAGCAAAATAAAATTTAAAGAAGAAAAAGCCAATAATTGGTCTCTAGCAATTTCTGACGATATGAATTTACAAGAATTGAACAATTTGAAAGAAGATGAATATTTTGGATTTCTTGTGGATTCTGGGCTTGGATGTTTTTTGGACTCATTAACAAATGAAATTTATAATAAAAAACTAGATGAGTTTGAAAAGAAAAAAGGGTTTAACTATTATAATAATATTCTTGCAAAGGAATTTAAAGAATATTCTGCAAGTAATAAGTATTCAAGTGAAATTGGTGATTGGAACAATCATATTGTAGATAAAACTAAGAATTTAAACATTATTATGTTTCAATCTGGTTGGGGAGATGGTTATTATCCGACCTATTGGGGATATAATAATAAAAATGAAATTGTAGAATTAACTATAGATTTCATGCTTAATTTTGAATAA
- a CDS encoding M56 family metallopeptidase, translated as MENLLFYFLKVNIILVLFYGVYYLLLRKETFFQANRMFLLGGIVSAFIIPLLSYSKIVFIEPVELNYDDLLANATYSEEFVPIVEPSSFDWNYFVIVLYSLIVTILLAKLTLELYSFFNAIKSGNKNKVNKIVLVETTQFESPFSFFNYLVYNKAAFTDEELEFILTHENVHIKQFHSLDVLVGKLVSLVLWINPIAWLYRKAMLQNLEFIADAETTKELQNSYGYQKTLLKAVNNHNQLSITNQFYQSLIKKRIVMLNTNPSNKRNVWKYSVVLPMLVAFFLLYQVKTIAQVKETKVITEIQDVNRVEFIIDKNTTDSQIKEETDLLKKEHDVTVKVSKIKRNSKNEIKALEIKFKDKDGKTGKMSANGDDPIQPIVFYKEIDTNGKVNIGFGHPNNNVISTFSESMTWNSNSPEIETIEIKKTENGKNVYIINGEEYSDKDLKDKMVTVDGFIDESEDAETKKRIIVFNGDSKITTKEPKTMIFLDEKEISEDEMNALDTKIIKTVNVIKNGDNDEIKIITKNSNGIPEDTEIYINGVKSTKADLDAIEKEHIEMVNIKKLNDQNVIEIKATKEKIYDQKMPREIEKIVSNQLIEMKETKLDLEKRKAELEKRKEEMEKRKAEMNERKIEMEKMKAELAKTRAELEKLKEELKKKK; from the coding sequence ATGGAAAATCTACTATTTTACTTCTTAAAAGTTAATATAATCCTGGTTTTATTCTATGGAGTATATTATTTGCTATTACGTAAAGAAACTTTTTTTCAAGCAAATAGAATGTTTTTATTAGGAGGAATTGTTTCAGCTTTTATTATTCCGCTTCTTTCCTATTCTAAAATAGTATTTATTGAACCTGTTGAACTAAACTATGATGATTTATTAGCAAATGCAACCTATTCGGAAGAGTTTGTTCCAATAGTTGAGCCTTCATCTTTTGACTGGAATTACTTTGTAATCGTTTTATATAGTTTAATTGTGACTATTTTACTTGCGAAATTAACTTTAGAGCTTTATTCTTTTTTCAACGCAATTAAGTCGGGAAATAAGAATAAGGTTAATAAAATAGTTCTAGTTGAAACCACTCAATTTGAAAGTCCATTTTCATTTTTTAATTATTTAGTATACAACAAAGCGGCATTTACCGATGAAGAATTAGAATTTATATTAACGCACGAAAATGTACATATAAAGCAATTTCACTCGTTAGACGTATTAGTTGGTAAATTAGTTTCATTAGTTCTTTGGATAAATCCTATCGCTTGGCTGTACAGAAAAGCTATGCTTCAAAATTTAGAGTTTATTGCCGATGCTGAAACCACAAAAGAATTACAAAATTCATACGGCTATCAAAAAACTTTACTGAAAGCTGTAAATAATCATAATCAATTATCAATCACAAATCAATTTTATCAATCATTAATCAAAAAACGAATCGTTATGTTAAACACAAACCCTTCAAACAAAAGAAATGTATGGAAGTATTCGGTAGTTCTTCCAATGTTAGTAGCTTTCTTTTTACTGTATCAAGTAAAAACAATTGCACAAGTGAAAGAGACAAAGGTAATTACGGAAATACAGGATGTTAATCGAGTTGAATTTATTATAGACAAAAACACAACCGATAGCCAAATTAAAGAGGAAACTGATTTATTAAAGAAAGAGCACGATGTTACGGTAAAAGTTTCTAAAATAAAAAGAAACTCAAAAAATGAAATTAAAGCTCTTGAAATTAAATTTAAAGACAAAGATGGAAAAACTGGAAAAATGTCGGCAAATGGTGACGATCCAATTCAGCCTATCGTTTTTTACAAAGAAATAGATACAAATGGAAAAGTAAATATTGGTTTTGGACATCCAAACAACAACGTAATTTCAACTTTTTCAGAATCGATGACTTGGAATAGCAATTCGCCAGAAATTGAGACCATTGAAATTAAAAAAACAGAAAATGGTAAAAACGTTTATATAATTAATGGAGAAGAATACTCTGATAAAGATCTAAAAGATAAAATGGTAACTGTTGATGGATTTATTGATGAAAGTGAAGATGCAGAAACTAAAAAAAGAATTATAGTTTTTAATGGTGATTCAAAAATTACTACTAAAGAACCAAAAACAATGATATTTTTAGATGAAAAAGAAATCTCTGAAGACGAGATGAATGCTTTGGATACTAAAATTATTAAAACTGTTAATGTTATTAAAAACGGTGATAATGACGAAATCAAAATCATTACTAAAAACTCAAATGGAATTCCTGAAGATACCGAAATCTATATTAATGGCGTTAAATCTACAAAAGCTGATTTGGACGCAATAGAGAAAGAACATATTGAAATGGTCAATATCAAAAAATTAAATGATCAAAATGTAATTGAGATCAAAGCCACCAAGGAAAAGATATATGATCAAAAAATGCCTAGGGAAATTGAAAAAATAGTTTCTAATCAATTAATTGAAATGAAGGAAACTAAGCTCGATTTAGAAAAAAGAAAAGCTGAGCTTGAAAAGCGCAAAGAAGAAATGGAAAAGAGAAAAGCTGAAATGAATGAACGAAAAATTGAAATGGAGAAAATGAAAGCCGAACTTGCAAAAACTAGAGCGGAGTTAGAAAAGCTTAAAGAAGAATTAAAGAAAAAGAAATAA